Proteins co-encoded in one Apteryx mantelli isolate bAptMan1 chromosome 4, bAptMan1.hap1, whole genome shotgun sequence genomic window:
- the LOC106487930 gene encoding olfactory receptor 9G19-like: MEGRNHSTVTSFILLGFTTDPKLQLLLFVVFTIVYIISLTGNITLIVLIYSSSRLHTPMYFFIGNLSFLDLWYSSVYTPKILANCVSEDKSISFDGCAAQFFFSAGLAYTECYLLAAMAYDRYVAISDPLLYAAAMSKKLCVALVVTSYLSGFVNSTIITSHTFTLSFCDANVIDDFFCDLPPLVKLSCDVTDNYHMVLYFILASNVILPSTFIVASYASILAAILKIRSAEGQRKAFSTCAAHLTAVTLYYGSILFIYSRPSSSYILARDKVVSVFYTVVIPMLNPLIYSLRNKDVKDALRRLVKRVS, encoded by the coding sequence ATGGAAGGAAGAAATCACAGTACAGTCACTAGCTTCATCCTCCTGGGGTTCACCACTGACCCAAAGCTGCAGCTTCTCTTGTTTGTGGTGTTCACAATTGTCTACATCATTAGCCTTACTGGAAACATCACCCTGATTGTGTTAATATACAGCAGCTCACGGCTCCATACCCCAATGTACTTTTTCATTGGGAACCTGTCCTTCCTGGATCTCTGGTATTCCTCTGTCTATACCCCCAAGATCCTGGCAAACTGTGTCTCTGAGGACAAGAGCATCTCCTTCGATGGGTGTGCAGCTCAATTCTTCTTCTCTGCTGGTTTGGCCTATACTGAGTGCTACCTGCTGGCAGCAATGGCCTATGATCGTTACGTGGCCATCTCTGACCCACTGCTTTATGCTGCTGCCATGTCCAAGAAGCTGTGCGTGGCGCTGGTGGTCACCTCCTATCTCAGTGGTTTTGTCAATTCCACAATCATTACCAGCCACACGTTCACCCTCAGCTTTTGTGATGCCAACGTCATCGATGACTTCTTCTGCGACCTGCCCCCACTAGTGAAGCTCTCCTGCGATGTGACAGACAACTACCACATGGTCCTGTATTTCATCTTGGCCTCCAATGTCATCCTCCCCTCCACATTCATCGTTGCTTCCTATGCCTCCATCTTGGCTGCCATCCTGAAGATCCGCTCAGCTGAGGGACagcgcaaagccttttccacctgCGCTGCCCACCTCACAGCCGTTACCCTCTACTATGGCTCCATCCTCTTCATTTATTCACGGCCCAGCTCTTCCTACATCCTGGCGAGGGACAAGGTGGTCTCTGTGTTTTACACAGTAGTGATCCCCAtgctgaaccccctcatctacagcctaaGGAACAAGGATGTGAAGGACGCACTGAGGAGACTAGTGAAGAGAGTTTCTTAA
- the LOC106487946 gene encoding olfactory receptor 8U3-like gives MADRNHTRVTEFILLGFTSRPDLQIALFMVFLLIYIVTLVGNFGMIVLIRIDSQLHTPMYFFLSHLAFVDLCYSSTITPKMLTNFLSERKTISYHACAAQLCCFLTFMITECFLLAGMAYDRYVAICNPLRYSVIMSRRVCIQLVAGPYLYSFCVALFHTIITFCLKFCASNKINHFYCDDLPLLALSCSNTYIKEMLIFAFASFDMIFSLLIVLVSYLFIFSTILKIPSTQGRQKAFSTCASHLTAVTIFYGTLIFMYLQPSSNHSLDRDKVASVFYTVVIPMLNPLIYSLRNQEVKAALRKAVYKILVF, from the coding sequence ATGGCAGATAGGAATCACACTAGAGTGACAGAATTCATTCTTCTTGGGTTCACCAGTCGTCCAGATCTTCAGATTGCTCTCTTTATGGTGTTCCTGCTAATCTACATTGTCACGCTGGTGGGGAATTTTGGGATGATCGTACTCATCAGGATTGACTCCCAGCTTCATACTCCAATGTATTTCTTCCTCAGCCACTTGGCTTTTGTAGACCTCTGTTATTCTTCAACCATCACACCCAAAATGCTGACAAACTTCTtatcagagagaaaaacaatttcTTACCATGCCTGTGCTGCACAGCTGTGTTGTTTTCTCACATTCATGATCACAGAGTGTTTCCTTCTGGCTGGGATGGCATACgatcgctacgtggccatctgtaACCCGCTCCGCTATAGTGTCATCATGTCCCGGCGTGTCTGTATCCAGCTGGTGGCTGGCCCTTACCTGTACAGTTTCTGTGTCGCCTTGTTCCACACTATAATTACATTTTGTTTGAAATTCTGTGCTTCTAATAAGATCAACCATTTCTACTGCGATGACCTCCCCTTATTAGCACTCTCCTGTTCCAACACCTACATCaaagaaatgttaatatttgcCTTTGCCAGCTTTGATATGATCTTCTCGCTTCTGATTGTGCTTGTCTCCTACCTCTTCATCTTCTCTACCATTTTGAAGATCCCCTCTACTCAGGGCAGGCAGAAAGCTTTCagcacctgtgcctcccacctgaCAGCTGTCACCATCTTCTACGGGACCCTGATTTTCATGTATTTACAGCCCAGCTCTAACCATTCACTGGACAGAGACAAGGTGGCCTCGGTGTTCTACACGGTGGTGATCCCCAtgctgaaccccctcatctacagcctgaggaaccAGGAGGTGAAGGCTGCCCTAAGGAAAGCTGTGTATAAAATATTGGTGTTTTAA